From the Leptotrichia sp. oral taxon 221 genome, one window contains:
- a CDS encoding MATE family efflux transporter, which translates to MTLTKRKRPENKMGTMPINKLIINMSLPLITSMFVQAFYNIVDSLFVARINEDALTAVSMSFPAQNLMISAGVGVGVGITALIARYLGAHDEKGITRVVHNGIFLGILNSILFALFGIFLAKFYFEFQKASGIIETYGIQYLSICSIFAFSIIMEITFERMLIASGKTIYTMITQSTGAIINIIFDPIFIFGLFGFPKMGIVGAAVATIFGQTVAMFMALYFNVVKNHEVRISIKKFAVDFKTIVNIYEIGFPSIVMQSAASFMIFQLNNLLASFSTTATAVLGVYFKLQSFVILPVFGLNNSVISIVSYNYGAGKIKRLLKTVKVANIYAFSIMLAGFVLCQILPVQILKIFDASDNMLAIGVPALRIISFSFLIAPFSIVSSGTFQSLGKGTFSLIISLIRQLIVILPLSYLLSRVMGMKGVWIAFPIAEIVAGILTTIYLRKLYKNEIMKRNIKRHR; encoded by the coding sequence ATGACTTTAACGAAAAGAAAAAGACCAGAAAACAAAATGGGGACTATGCCCATTAATAAACTTATAATTAATATGTCACTGCCTCTTATAACTTCGATGTTTGTACAGGCTTTTTATAATATTGTAGATAGCCTTTTTGTGGCTAGAATTAACGAGGATGCTCTTACTGCCGTTTCAATGTCGTTTCCTGCTCAAAATCTTATGATTTCAGCTGGAGTTGGTGTTGGAGTTGGGATAACTGCTTTGATTGCTCGATATTTAGGAGCTCATGATGAAAAAGGGATAACTCGTGTTGTACATAATGGGATTTTCTTAGGGATTTTAAATTCTATTTTGTTTGCACTTTTTGGAATATTTTTGGCAAAATTTTATTTTGAATTTCAAAAAGCTTCAGGAATTATTGAAACATACGGAATCCAATATTTGAGTATTTGTTCTATTTTTGCGTTTTCAATTATTATGGAAATTACTTTTGAGAGAATGCTTATTGCGTCGGGGAAAACGATTTATACGATGATTACTCAAAGTACAGGAGCTATCATAAATATTATTTTTGATCCGATTTTTATCTTTGGACTTTTTGGATTTCCAAAAATGGGAATTGTTGGAGCGGCTGTAGCTACAATTTTTGGACAAACTGTAGCAATGTTTATGGCTTTATATTTTAATGTTGTAAAAAATCATGAAGTTCGTATTTCTATTAAGAAATTTGCAGTGGATTTTAAAACAATTGTTAATATTTATGAAATTGGATTTCCATCAATAGTTATGCAATCTGCAGCATCATTTATGATATTCCAGCTAAATAATCTTTTAGCTTCGTTTTCTACGACGGCAACAGCGGTTTTAGGAGTGTATTTTAAATTACAAAGTTTTGTTATCTTACCAGTTTTTGGATTGAATAATTCAGTTATTTCCATTGTTTCATACAACTACGGTGCTGGGAAAATAAAAAGACTTTTGAAAACTGTGAAAGTTGCAAATATTTATGCATTTAGTATTATGCTTGCTGGATTTGTGCTTTGCCAGATTTTGCCAGTTCAAATTTTGAAAATATTTGATGCGTCAGACAATATGCTTGCGATTGGAGTTCCTGCACTTAGAATAATAAGTTTTTCATTCCTTATCGCACCTTTTTCAATTGTTTCGAGCGGGACTTTCCAATCTTTAGGTAAAGGTACATTTAGTCTTATTATTTCACTAATTCGTCAATTAATTGTAATTCTTCCACTTTCATATTTACTTTCTAGAGTAATGGGAATGAAAGGTGTTTGGATTGCTTTTCCGATAGCAGAAATTGTTGCTGGAATTTTAACAACTATTTATCTAAGAAAACTTTATAAAAATGAGATAATGAAGAGAAATATTAAACGTCATAGATAA
- the rpsM gene encoding 30S ribosomal protein S13 codes for MARIAGVDIPRNKRVEISLTYIFGIGKSTSNKILEKAGVDKNIRVKDLTEEQVAQIRNFVEEYKVEGELRKEIRLNIKRLLDIKSYRGLRHRNGLPVRGQKTKTNARTRKGPVKMAVAKKK; via the coding sequence TTGGCTAGAATAGCAGGAGTTGATATTCCAAGAAATAAAAGAGTTGAAATTTCATTAACTTATATCTTTGGAATCGGGAAAAGTACTTCAAACAAAATTTTAGAAAAAGCAGGTGTTGATAAAAACATCAGAGTTAAAGATTTAACTGAAGAACAAGTAGCACAAATCAGAAACTTTGTAGAAGAATATAAAGTTGAAGGAGAATTAAGAAAAGAAATTAGACTTAATATAAAAAGATTACTTGACATTAAGAGTTACAGAGGATTAAGACATAGAAATGGATTACCTGTAAGAGGACAAAAAACTAAAACAAATGCAAGAACAAGAAAAGGGCCAGTTAAAATGGCAGTTGCTAAGAAAAAATAA
- the infA gene encoding translation initiation factor IF-1 — translation MAKQDVLELEGEILEALPNAMFQVRLENGHEVLGHISGKMRMNYIKILPGDKVTVEVSPYDLSRGRIVYRKK, via the coding sequence ATGGCAAAACAAGATGTTTTAGAGTTGGAAGGTGAAATTTTAGAAGCCTTACCAAACGCTATGTTCCAAGTAAGATTGGAAAATGGTCACGAAGTGTTAGGACATATCTCAGGAAAAATGAGAATGAATTACATCAAAATTTTACCTGGTGATAAAGTAACGGTAGAAGTTTCACCGTATGATTTATCAAGAGGTAGAATAGTTTACAGAAAAAAATAA
- a CDS encoding DUF2207 domain-containing protein gives MKKYILRIFLFFVISIVSFSANYSIKNLDVRAVLRKDGSMLVNEAVTYKIGDINGVYFDIDAKGYGGVKSLKVFENDINYPENKFKEVNASNFEVTENDGVYRLKLYSKNKNNTRIFKFSYELSEAIKVYNDVAQLNRKMVGQDWQKRIGHVTVEITIPVDKNYDNSKILVFGHGPLTGEVDKVGNTVIYKLNDYTPGNFLEAHILMEPEIFSEYDKSKIIHLNEKQELLNMEKRLADSANNERKRQQTKNKLFKKSNFLFGGLVSIWGFMILYICGIFRRKNKSKEIVGKYLRELPNDFSPAIVAGFMTKNIYKNAILATIVDLIRKKVLTLNNDNERTVITLTGDIEKLSPQEKLLVEIYINDLGDGKSVDLKSFGFFHKVPLKVAKKFENWKSMIQNEINQKKLNYETFGSVTLMFFILFSIIFFMSSSRLSLLISNEGNPYLILIAVILKVILISVIGVVRIPKRELIDARKKWKAFKNFLSDYSQLEEAKITSVYLWEQYFVYAIALGVSKKVVKAYKKALDTGLVKNVDGANGFVYSPVFNREFHSSFDNLENFVTKTNEKASRAVAASRSSSSSGRGGGFSSGSSGGGGSHGGGGAF, from the coding sequence ATGAAAAAATATATATTGAGAATTTTTTTATTTTTTGTTATTTCAATTGTAAGTTTTTCGGCGAATTACAGCATTAAAAATTTAGATGTAAGAGCGGTTTTGAGAAAAGATGGTTCGATGCTTGTAAATGAGGCTGTGACTTATAAAATAGGCGATATAAATGGAGTATATTTTGATATTGATGCAAAAGGATATGGTGGCGTAAAGTCTTTAAAAGTTTTTGAAAATGATATAAATTATCCAGAAAATAAATTTAAAGAAGTGAATGCTTCGAATTTTGAGGTTACGGAAAATGATGGAGTGTATCGATTGAAACTTTATTCAAAAAATAAAAATAATACTAGAATTTTTAAATTTTCTTATGAATTATCAGAAGCTATAAAAGTTTATAATGATGTAGCTCAATTGAATAGAAAAATGGTTGGGCAAGATTGGCAGAAAAGAATAGGTCATGTGACTGTTGAAATTACAATTCCTGTGGATAAAAATTATGATAATTCAAAAATTTTGGTTTTTGGACATGGACCGCTTACAGGGGAAGTTGATAAAGTAGGGAATACGGTTATTTATAAATTGAATGACTATACTCCAGGAAATTTTTTAGAAGCACATATTTTAATGGAACCTGAAATTTTTTCAGAGTATGATAAGTCTAAGATAATCCATTTGAATGAGAAACAAGAATTATTGAATATGGAAAAAAGATTAGCAGATTCTGCTAATAATGAGAGAAAAAGACAACAAACTAAAAATAAACTTTTTAAAAAATCAAATTTTCTATTTGGTGGATTAGTTTCTATTTGGGGATTTATGATATTGTATATTTGTGGGATATTTAGAAGAAAAAATAAATCAAAAGAAATAGTTGGAAAATATTTGAGAGAATTGCCTAATGATTTTTCACCTGCGATTGTTGCTGGATTTATGACAAAAAATATTTATAAAAATGCAATTTTAGCAACTATTGTTGATTTGATTAGAAAAAAAGTTTTAACTCTTAATAATGATAATGAAAGGACTGTAATAACTTTAACTGGAGATATAGAAAAATTGAGTCCGCAAGAGAAATTATTGGTGGAAATTTATATAAATGATCTTGGAGATGGAAAGTCTGTAGATTTAAAAAGTTTTGGATTTTTTCATAAAGTTCCTTTAAAAGTTGCTAAAAAATTTGAAAATTGGAAATCAATGATTCAAAATGAAATAAATCAAAAAAAATTAAACTATGAAACTTTTGGAAGTGTTACTTTGATGTTCTTTATTTTATTTTCGATAATTTTTTTTATGTCAAGTTCGAGATTATCTTTATTAATAAGTAATGAAGGAAATCCATATTTAATTTTAATTGCAGTAATTTTAAAAGTAATTTTGATTAGTGTGATTGGTGTAGTTAGAATTCCAAAAAGAGAATTGATTGACGCTAGAAAAAAATGGAAGGCATTTAAAAATTTTTTATCAGATTATTCTCAGTTGGAAGAGGCAAAAATAACATCAGTGTATCTTTGGGAGCAATACTTTGTATATGCGATAGCATTGGGTGTGTCTAAAAAAGTAGTAAAGGCGTATAAAAAAGCACTTGATACAGGATTAGTTAAAAATGTTGATGGAGCGAATGGTTTTGTGTATTCTCCTGTATTTAATAGAGAATTTCATAGTTCATTTGATAATTTGGAAAATTTTGTTACTAAAACAAACGAAAAAGCAAGTCGTGCTGTGGCTGCTAGCAGATCTTCTAGTTCATCTGGAAGAGGTGGAGGATTTAGTTCAGGTTCATCAGGTGGAGGAGGTTCACACGGTGGTGGAGGAGCTTTCTAG
- the rpsD gene encoding 30S ribosomal protein S4: MARDRQPVLKRCRNLGLDPSVLGVNKKSNRNIRPNANRKLTEYGTQLREKQRARFVYGVQEKQFHKLYEEATRKEGVTGVLLLQYLERRLDNVIYRLGFGSTRRQARQIVSHGHILINGKRVDIASYRVKQGDVITVKENSKELSVIKESVGQKTVPGWLSLEEGTLTGKVLENPGRDAVDFEIDEAMIIEFYSR; encoded by the coding sequence ATGGCAAGAGATAGACAGCCGGTTTTAAAAAGATGTAGAAATCTTGGTTTAGATCCTAGTGTTTTAGGAGTAAACAAAAAATCAAATAGAAATATTAGACCAAATGCAAATAGAAAATTAACTGAATATGGAACACAGTTAAGAGAAAAACAAAGAGCAAGATTTGTTTATGGAGTACAAGAAAAACAATTCCATAAATTATATGAAGAAGCAACAAGAAAAGAAGGAGTAACAGGGGTATTATTACTTCAATACTTAGAAAGAAGATTAGATAACGTAATCTATAGATTAGGATTCGGTTCAACTAGAAGACAAGCTAGACAAATAGTTAGTCATGGACATATTTTAATTAATGGAAAAAGAGTAGACATCGCTTCATACAGAGTAAAACAAGGTGATGTAATTACTGTTAAAGAAAATTCAAAAGAATTATCTGTAATTAAAGAATCTGTTGGACAAAAAACAGTTCCAGGATGGTTATCTTTAGAAGAAGGAACTTTAACTGGTAAAGTTTTAGAAAATCCAGGAAGAGATGCTGTTGATTTTGAAATCGACGAAGCGATGATTATCGAGTTCTATTCTAGATAA
- the rplQ gene encoding 50S ribosomal protein L17 yields the protein MNHNKSYRKLGRRTDHRLAMLKNMTISLVKAERIETTLTRAKELRKFAEKAITLGKKYNASTDAARRVHLRRQAFAFLRNEEAVVKIFNDIAPKYAERNGGYTRIIKTAVRRGDSAELAIIELV from the coding sequence ATGAACCATAATAAATCATATAGAAAGTTAGGTAGAAGAACTGATCATAGATTAGCTATGCTTAAAAATATGACAATTTCTTTAGTAAAAGCTGAAAGAATCGAAACTACGCTTACTAGAGCTAAAGAATTAAGAAAATTCGCTGAAAAAGCAATAACTTTAGGGAAAAAATATAATGCTTCAACTGATGCTGCAAGAAGAGTACATTTAAGAAGACAAGCATTCGCTTTCTTAAGAAATGAAGAAGCAGTTGTTAAAATCTTTAATGATATAGCACCTAAATACGCTGAAAGAAATGGTGGATACACAAGAATCATTAAAACAGCAGTAAGAAGAGGAGATTCAGCTGAATTAGCTATTATCGAATTAGTATAA
- a CDS encoding DNA-directed RNA polymerase subunit alpha, which translates to MLKIEKIAKDVKLTEEKESDYSAKYILEPLYRGYGNTIGNALRRILLSSIPGSAIKGIKIEGVLNEFSTMEGVKEAVTDIILNVKEIVVEADEPGEKKMTLSVKGPKVITAADIKTEPGVKIINPDQVIATVTTDREVDMEFLVDSGEGFVVSDEIDTEGWPIGYLAVDAIYTPIRKVNYTVEDTMVGRVTNYDKLELEVTTDGSIEIHDALSYAVDLLTAHIKPFTNIGNSMNKFRGSEDETTETNTEVENNIEDMKIEELDFTVRSYNCLKKANINTISDLTSMSYVELLKIKNLGRKSLNEIIDKMKELGYDLSEEAGE; encoded by the coding sequence TTGTTAAAAATTGAAAAAATAGCTAAAGATGTTAAATTAACAGAAGAAAAAGAAAGCGATTATTCAGCTAAATATATACTAGAACCTTTATACAGAGGTTATGGTAACACTATTGGAAATGCTTTAAGAAGAATATTATTATCATCAATACCAGGTTCTGCCATAAAAGGAATCAAAATAGAAGGTGTTTTAAATGAATTTTCTACAATGGAAGGTGTAAAAGAAGCTGTAACTGATATTATTTTAAATGTAAAAGAAATAGTAGTAGAAGCAGATGAGCCAGGTGAGAAAAAAATGACACTTTCTGTTAAAGGACCTAAAGTTATAACGGCAGCTGATATTAAAACAGAGCCTGGAGTGAAAATTATAAATCCAGACCAAGTTATTGCTACGGTTACTACCGATAGAGAAGTTGATATGGAATTTTTAGTAGATTCTGGTGAAGGATTTGTAGTTTCTGATGAAATTGACACTGAAGGATGGCCAATAGGGTATTTAGCAGTAGATGCTATATATACACCTATTAGAAAAGTTAATTATACTGTTGAAGATACAATGGTAGGAAGAGTTACAAATTATGATAAATTAGAATTAGAAGTAACTACAGATGGTAGTATTGAAATTCATGATGCATTATCATATGCAGTAGATTTATTGACAGCTCATATTAAACCATTTACTAATATTGGAAATAGTATGAATAAATTTAGAGGTAGTGAAGACGAAACTACAGAAACTAATACTGAAGTAGAAAATAATATTGAAGATATGAAGATTGAAGAATTAGATTTCACAGTAAGATCATATAATTGTTTGAAAAAAGCAAATATTAATACAATTTCTGATTTAACTTCAATGTCATATGTTGAATTATTAAAAATTAAAAATTTAGGGAGAAAATCTCTAAATGAAATCATTGATAAAATGAAAGAATTAGGCTACGATTTAAGCGAAGAAGCCGGAGAATAA
- the rpsK gene encoding 30S ribosomal protein S11, which yields MAKKPAVSKKKKLKNIPNGIAYIHSTFNNTVVTITDAEGKVVIWKSGGTSGFKGTKKGTPFAAQIAAEQAAQVAIENGMKQIEVKIKGPGSGREASIRSIQATGLEVTRIVDITPVPHNGARPPKKRRP from the coding sequence GTGGCTAAAAAACCAGCAGTTTCAAAAAAGAAAAAATTAAAAAACATTCCTAATGGAATAGCATATATACACTCTACTTTCAATAATACTGTTGTAACTATTACAGATGCAGAAGGAAAAGTAGTAATTTGGAAATCAGGAGGAACTTCAGGGTTCAAAGGAACTAAAAAAGGAACTCCATTTGCAGCTCAAATAGCAGCTGAACAAGCAGCACAAGTTGCAATCGAAAACGGAATGAAACAAATCGAAGTTAAAATTAAAGGACCAGGATCAGGAAGAGAAGCTTCTATAAGATCAATCCAAGCGACTGGATTAGAAGTAACTAGAATAGTTGACATTACTCCAGTACCTCACAATGGTGCTAGACCGCCTAAAAAGAGAAGACCGTAA
- a CDS encoding bifunctional 2-polyprenyl-6-hydroxyphenol methylase/3-demethylubiquinol 3-O-methyltransferase UbiG has protein sequence MLKKIENEKSMKKFNDTIADKYDYIFPLSPMQKKFLDEEVKGKKILDVGAGTGKVTKYLSEKGMDLTSIDLNERLIKKASEKGIKILNENMLNIDKFSKFDTIINIGNALPHLNDKKEIYEFLEKSYKQLNIGGKIIIQIINFVKFIKNKNENNFLGNLPLIENENVKFERAYYLNEENNIIFKTILDNEIENEEILLNISFDELKDYFEKVGFKNIKIYGGFDKSKFDANNSMPVVVTGEK, from the coding sequence ATGTTAAAAAAAATCGAAAATGAAAAAAGTATGAAAAAGTTTAATGATACAATTGCAGATAAATACGACTATATTTTTCCATTGTCACCAATGCAGAAAAAATTTTTGGATGAAGAAGTAAAAGGTAAAAAAATATTAGATGTTGGAGCAGGAACAGGAAAAGTGACAAAATATTTGAGTGAAAAAGGTATGGATTTGACTTCAATTGATTTAAATGAAAGACTTATAAAAAAAGCATCTGAAAAGGGAATTAAAATTTTAAATGAAAATATGCTAAATATTGATAAATTCTCAAAATTTGACACAATAATAAATATAGGAAATGCATTGCCACATTTAAACGACAAAAAAGAAATCTACGAATTTCTAGAAAAATCCTACAAACAATTAAATATTGGTGGGAAAATAATAATTCAAATTATAAATTTCGTAAAATTTATAAAAAATAAAAATGAAAATAATTTTCTTGGAAATCTTCCATTAATTGAAAATGAAAATGTAAAATTTGAGAGGGCCTATTATCTAAATGAAGAAAATAACATCATTTTCAAAACAATACTCGATAACGAAATAGAAAACGAAGAAATACTTCTAAACATCTCATTTGATGAGCTAAAAGACTATTTTGAAAAAGTAGGATTTAAAAATATAAAAATTTATGGTGGATTTGATAAGTCAAAATTTGATGCTAATAATTCGATGCCAGTTGTAGTGACAGGAGAAAAATAA
- the map gene encoding type I methionyl aminopeptidase → MIIYKTLDEIKKIKAANHIIAQLFEEVLPKYIKAGISTYELDQISEDFIRSKGAIPGTKGYDIGRPYPPYPAATCISVNEVVVHGIPSKKQILKEGDILTIDTVTVLDGYFGDAAITYAVGEIDETSKKLMEVTEKAREIGIEASRAGNRIGDIGAAIQEYVEKYGFSLVRDFAGHGCGKEMHEDPMVPNYGRAGTGAKIEDGMVITIEPMVNVGTYRVKILPDMWTAVTKDGKRSAQYEHSIAIIDGKPVILSVND, encoded by the coding sequence ATGATAATTTACAAAACATTAGATGAAATAAAAAAAATAAAAGCTGCAAATCACATTATTGCACAATTATTTGAAGAAGTATTGCCTAAATACATAAAAGCAGGAATTAGCACTTACGAATTGGATCAAATATCAGAAGATTTTATAAGAAGTAAAGGTGCAATTCCAGGAACAAAAGGATATGACATTGGAAGACCTTACCCACCATATCCAGCAGCAACTTGTATTTCTGTAAACGAAGTTGTTGTACACGGAATTCCTAGCAAAAAACAAATTTTAAAAGAAGGGGATATTTTGACAATTGATACAGTTACTGTTTTAGATGGATATTTTGGAGATGCAGCAATAACTTATGCTGTAGGTGAAATTGACGAAACTTCTAAAAAATTGATGGAAGTAACTGAAAAAGCAAGAGAAATTGGAATCGAAGCATCAAGAGCTGGAAACAGAATAGGAGACATCGGAGCTGCAATTCAAGAATACGTTGAAAAATATGGATTTTCTTTAGTAAGAGACTTTGCTGGACACGGTTGTGGAAAAGAAATGCACGAAGACCCAATGGTACCAAATTACGGAAGAGCTGGAACTGGTGCAAAAATTGAAGATGGAATGGTAATCACAATCGAACCAATGGTAAATGTAGGAACTTACAGAGTAAAAATCTTGCCAGATATGTGGACAGCCGTAACAAAAGATGGAAAAAGATCAGCACAATACGAACATAGTATCGCCATTATTGATGGGAAGCCAGTTATTTTAAGTGTAAATGACTAA
- the rpmJ gene encoding 50S ribosomal protein L36 gives MKVKASVKPICDKCKIVKRHGKVRVICENPKHKQIQG, from the coding sequence GTGAAAGTAAAAGCTTCAGTAAAACCTATTTGTGACAAATGTAAAATCGTTAAACGTCACGGGAAAGTAAGAGTAATATGCGAAAACCCTAAACATAAGCAAATACAAGGATAA
- a CDS encoding DUF1304 domain-containing protein has product MLLLILSALLTLFIALEHIYIFVLEMFFNESETAQKAFGLDSEFLKDERVKNLFSNQGLYNAFLAVGLLWSLTETGIFRYQLSFFFLTCVLCAAIYGSITSNKKIFYIQGIPALLALISTGMYIIL; this is encoded by the coding sequence ATGTTGTTATTAATATTATCAGCACTTTTAACGTTATTCATAGCATTGGAACATATTTATATTTTTGTATTAGAAATGTTTTTCAATGAAAGTGAAACTGCTCAAAAAGCTTTTGGATTAGATTCAGAATTTCTAAAAGATGAACGTGTTAAAAATTTATTTTCAAATCAAGGTTTGTATAATGCTTTTCTTGCAGTAGGACTGTTGTGGAGTTTGACAGAAACAGGTATTTTTAGATATCAGTTATCATTTTTCTTTTTGACTTGTGTTCTTTGTGCTGCAATTTATGGTTCTATAACATCTAATAAGAAAATATTTTACATTCAAGGAATTCCAGCACTTCTAGCACTAATATCTACAGGGATGTATATAATTTTGTAG
- a CDS encoding adenylate kinase, which translates to MNIILFGAPGAGKGTQAKELIKKYEIPQISTGDILRGAIANKTPLGLEAKKLMDQGQLVSDEIVNGLVEARLQEADCEKGFILDGFPRTVAQAEELDKIMKKIGKEIDKVIALEVSDDEIIERITGRRVSKVTGKIYHIKYNPPVDEKLEDLEQRADDNEETVKKRLAVYNEQTAPVLDFYKKQNKVYEVDGAQGLENITKDIIEILEK; encoded by the coding sequence ATGAATATAATATTATTTGGTGCTCCAGGAGCAGGAAAAGGAACTCAAGCGAAAGAATTAATCAAAAAATATGAAATTCCTCAAATTTCAACAGGGGACATTTTAAGAGGTGCGATTGCAAATAAAACTCCACTTGGATTGGAAGCTAAAAAGTTAATGGATCAAGGTCAATTGGTTTCTGATGAAATCGTAAATGGATTAGTAGAAGCTAGATTGCAAGAAGCTGATTGCGAAAAAGGATTCATTTTAGATGGATTTCCAAGAACTGTTGCACAAGCAGAAGAATTAGACAAAATTATGAAAAAAATTGGAAAAGAAATTGATAAAGTAATTGCTTTAGAAGTAAGCGATGATGAAATTATTGAAAGAATTACTGGAAGAAGAGTATCAAAAGTGACTGGAAAAATTTATCACATTAAATATAATCCGCCAGTAGATGAAAAATTAGAAGATTTAGAACAAAGAGCAGATGACAACGAAGAAACTGTTAAAAAAAGATTGGCAGTTTATAACGAACAAACAGCACCTGTGTTAGATTTCTATAAAAAACAAAATAAAGTTTATGAAGTAGACGGTGCACAAGGATTAGAAAATATTACAAAAGACATTATTGAAATTTTAGAAAAATAG
- the radC gene encoding DNA repair protein RadC produces the protein MRGKNEKFGHRERLRKRFLMSGIAGFHDYEILELLLTYVVVRKDCKGIAKELLGKYGDLYTLLKQPEDELKKNSFVTDRTVVFFKVIFQILEKELYKKIHNEKITISSNVQLLNYLEYSLLKRDIEVFKVLFLNTQNELLKEEELFKGTLDRSTVYIRELVKKILDYNAKSVIIVHNHPSGSLKPSQSDITLTQKLKDTFERIEIRLLDHLIISEKGYFSFLEGGLL, from the coding sequence ATGAGGGGGAAAAATGAAAAATTTGGACATAGGGAACGTTTGAGGAAAAGGTTTCTTATGTCGGGGATTGCAGGATTTCATGATTATGAGATTTTGGAATTACTTTTAACATATGTAGTTGTGCGTAAGGATTGCAAAGGTATTGCGAAGGAATTATTGGGGAAATATGGAGATTTGTATACTTTATTGAAGCAACCTGAAGATGAATTGAAGAAAAACAGTTTTGTGACAGATAGAACTGTAGTATTTTTTAAAGTGATATTTCAAATTTTGGAAAAGGAATTGTATAAAAAAATTCATAATGAAAAAATAACGATATCAAGTAATGTACAACTATTGAATTATTTAGAGTATTCGTTACTAAAAAGGGATATAGAAGTATTTAAAGTTTTGTTTTTAAATACGCAAAATGAGCTTTTGAAGGAGGAGGAACTATTTAAAGGCACTTTGGATAGAAGCACAGTTTATATTCGGGAATTAGTAAAAAAAATATTAGATTACAATGCAAAATCAGTGATAATTGTTCACAATCATCCGTCGGGATCATTAAAACCATCCCAATCAGATATTACTTTAACACAGAAATTAAAGGATACTTTTGAGAGAATAGAAATTCGATTATTGGATCATTTAATTATAAGTGAGAAGGGATATTTTAGTTTTTTAGAAGGGGGATTATTGTGA